In one window of Catalinimonas alkaloidigena DNA:
- a CDS encoding arsenate reductase family protein, protein MQLVNDELVLLYNGDSSRGKKTLAYALTMTKRINRQEISSAMISTTVFRVMLDKLGLRPKDLMNRADPYYQACVRGRDFHDEEWLHLLRKRPDLLRAPIAMYRGKAVLCETPTDIFRLMGERAKTRAVAV, encoded by the coding sequence ATGCAACTCGTAAATGACGAACTGGTTCTGCTGTACAACGGCGATTCTTCCCGTGGCAAGAAAACGCTCGCCTATGCCCTGACCATGACCAAACGCATCAACCGTCAGGAGATCAGTTCAGCCATGATTTCGACTACGGTGTTTCGGGTTATGCTCGACAAACTGGGGCTACGTCCGAAAGACCTGATGAACCGCGCCGATCCATATTATCAGGCCTGTGTGCGGGGTCGGGATTTTCACGACGAAGAGTGGCTCCATCTGTTAAGGAAGCGCCCCGATTTGCTGCGGGCTCCCATTGCCATGTACCGGGGCAAAGCGGTTTTGTGCGAAACGCCTACCGATATTTTTCGGCTGATGGGCGAACGCGCCAAAACCCGCGCCGTTGCTGTGTAA
- a CDS encoding SDR family NAD(P)-dependent oxidoreductase: MKRKTKAFLWLIGSLGAAYATKKLVRDSREIQYKDKVVLITGGSRGLGLVMARQLAEAGARLALCARDAQELERAAQELFETGADVLTVPCDVTDPQQINEMIGKVRERFGTIDVLINNAGVIQVGPLETMSRQEYEEAMNTHFWGPYHTTQALLPLLRQKGEGRIVNVASIGGKVAIPHLAPYSASKFALVGFSEGLRAELMKSGILVTTACPGLIRTGSPRNATIKGDHQKEYAWFSIADSIPGLSLSAEATARAILEAARKGEAEVVTSVPAKILTGLHGWFPGLATDLMALTNRLLPKPGTLKNTTAQKGYESQSWVSPSPVTQLTEKAAAQNNEM, from the coding sequence ATGAAACGGAAAACCAAGGCATTTCTCTGGCTGATTGGCAGCCTGGGAGCCGCCTACGCTACGAAAAAATTGGTGCGCGACAGCCGCGAAATTCAGTACAAAGACAAAGTAGTGCTCATCACCGGCGGCTCGCGCGGTCTCGGTCTGGTGATGGCCCGCCAGCTGGCCGAAGCCGGAGCACGTCTGGCGCTTTGCGCGCGCGATGCACAGGAGCTGGAGCGCGCCGCCCAGGAACTCTTCGAAACGGGAGCCGACGTGCTGACCGTTCCCTGCGATGTAACCGACCCGCAGCAGATCAACGAGATGATCGGCAAAGTGCGCGAACGGTTCGGCACCATCGACGTACTGATCAACAACGCGGGTGTCATCCAGGTCGGCCCGCTGGAAACGATGAGCCGACAGGAGTACGAAGAAGCCATGAACACCCACTTCTGGGGACCTTACCATACCACACAGGCACTGCTTCCGCTCCTGCGCCAGAAAGGCGAAGGGCGGATTGTTAACGTAGCGTCGATCGGCGGAAAAGTAGCAATTCCTCATTTGGCTCCTTACAGCGCCAGCAAGTTTGCCCTGGTCGGTTTCTCGGAGGGGTTGCGTGCCGAACTGATGAAGTCGGGCATTTTGGTCACGACCGCCTGCCCCGGCCTGATCCGTACGGGCAGCCCCCGCAACGCCACCATTAAAGGCGATCACCAAAAAGAATACGCCTGGTTCAGCATTGCTGACTCGATTCCGGGGCTTAGCCTGAGCGCCGAAGCTACGGCCCGCGCCATCCTGGAAGCAGCACGCAAAGGCGAAGCGGAAGTCGTCACCTCGGTACCGGCTAAGATCCTGACCGGCCTGCACGGCTGGTTCCCCGGCCTCGCCACCGACCTGATGGCACTGACCAACCGGCTGTTGCCCAAACCCGGTACGTTGAAAAATACCACGGCCCAGAAAGGCTACGAAAGTCAGTCGTGGGTGTCGCCCTCGCCGGTAACCCAACTCACAGAAAAAGCGGCCGCGCAGAACAACGAGATGTAA
- a CDS encoding 2-hydroxyacid dehydrogenase has product MHVTFYSTRRYDERFFNAANEHFGHQLHFYDIALNTHTANFARNQTVGDAPLAVCIFVNDHADAPVLERLAAQRVELLALRSAGFNHVDLDAAQRLGLRVVRVPAYSPHSIAEHTLALVLALNRKTHRAYNRVKENNFSLDGLMGFDLYGLTVGIVGLGKIGVATARIFQGFGCRVLGYDPVQTEADHVEMGSLDTLLRESDIISLHCPLTPETHHLINADTIGQMKHGVMLINTSRGALIHTQAVVDALKREHIGYLGLDVYEEEDGLFFEDQSDKVVQDDVFMRLLTFPNVLITGHQAFFTRNAVEAIAQITLQNISDFEQGQELKNQVTPQ; this is encoded by the coding sequence GTGCACGTTACTTTCTACAGCACCCGCCGTTATGACGAGCGTTTCTTTAACGCCGCCAACGAACACTTCGGGCACCAGCTCCACTTTTACGACATTGCGCTGAACACCCATACGGCCAATTTTGCAAGGAACCAAACGGTAGGCGATGCGCCGCTGGCGGTGTGCATCTTCGTGAACGACCATGCCGACGCGCCTGTACTGGAGCGGTTGGCGGCCCAACGCGTCGAACTGCTGGCGCTTCGCTCGGCCGGGTTCAACCACGTGGATCTGGACGCCGCCCAGCGGCTGGGGCTGCGGGTGGTGCGGGTGCCGGCTTACTCGCCTCACTCCATTGCCGAACATACGCTTGCGTTGGTACTGGCGCTGAACCGCAAAACGCACCGTGCCTACAACCGGGTGAAAGAAAACAACTTTTCGCTCGATGGTCTCATGGGCTTCGACCTGTACGGACTGACGGTGGGCATCGTAGGCCTGGGCAAAATCGGCGTGGCTACCGCGCGCATCTTCCAGGGATTTGGGTGCCGGGTGCTGGGCTACGACCCGGTGCAAACGGAGGCGGATCATGTCGAAATGGGCTCGCTCGATACATTGCTCCGCGAATCGGACATCATTTCGTTGCACTGCCCGCTTACGCCGGAAACCCATCACCTGATCAACGCTGACACCATTGGACAGATGAAGCATGGCGTGATGCTGATCAATACTAGCCGGGGGGCACTCATCCACACACAGGCGGTGGTCGATGCGCTGAAACGCGAACACATCGGGTACCTGGGACTGGACGTGTACGAGGAAGAAGACGGGCTCTTTTTTGAAGATCAGTCCGACAAAGTGGTGCAAGATGACGTCTTTATGCGGCTCCTGACCTTTCCGAACGTGCTCATTACCGGTCACCAGGCGTTTTTCACCCGCAATGCTGTGGAAGCCATTGCGCAGATAACCCTCCAGAACATCAGCGACTTCGAACAGGGGCAAGAACTGAAAAACCAAGTTACGCCACAATAA
- a CDS encoding M48 family metallopeptidase yields the protein MAKFYPHSPEIYRYPFTKTTRSYKKKVVYVLAGIFLFFSFYAGLIVGASYLLFLAIKYDNRLESHWSLLLKVGWGFVACMVLLFLLKFMFRQSRSQSPLHLELQPDEHPQLFAFLNQLCQETQAPFPQKVFVSHEANAMVFYEHSLLSLIWPVHKNLLIGLGLVNCVNLSEFKAVLAHEFGHFAQTGIRIGNYVHVANRIIHSMVYERDRWDNTLAQWRKSETVLAIPAWIIYPVTGTIRLMLRIGYQLLNLLYASLSREMEFHADRVAVSVTGSQAVVQALARLDEASKSLDFTWHHLAHATDHQLFTNNLFYHQRRALKHLRAQEGTEGFWETEWLHSPRSTKREIWYDSHPPDHIRAQHAQRYFVDAEEDTRSAWLLFSNPAQLQHRVSEHLYREVYGKNDIVFTDPTMVQAFIDREVAESTFDESYFGTYDQRMLHEFDLEEASAVLPFHALDKSPYNEALRVRMDAFRQKHRDLKQILRVLQGKEHPRVVEVNHREYPVERAGDLYKTLTDQLEEDNHWLADFDRRVFQLHLLRIPEQRADLREELKERYTFHFCIQRLYDATIEIQQRFAQLLNHFAKHAGTLEAENSHFTFELSVCQEKFAELLKLTEHYRLPALENVEAGAPLRSYLLTEAVFPFVSGGDTSERISTLVRQMEEVIKKLERMHYKSLGKILMLQETIRQLRPTHILS from the coding sequence ATGGCTAAATTCTACCCACATAGCCCGGAGATTTACAGGTACCCTTTCACGAAAACTACCCGTTCGTACAAGAAAAAGGTAGTGTATGTTTTAGCGGGAATTTTTCTGTTTTTCTCTTTCTACGCAGGGCTGATTGTGGGGGCTTCTTACCTGCTTTTTCTAGCCATTAAGTACGACAACCGGCTGGAAAGTCACTGGTCGCTTTTGCTCAAGGTCGGCTGGGGCTTTGTGGCCTGCATGGTGTTGCTGTTTCTGTTGAAATTCATGTTCCGGCAATCGCGTTCGCAAAGCCCGCTGCACCTGGAACTGCAACCGGACGAGCATCCTCAACTGTTCGCGTTCCTGAACCAGCTCTGCCAAGAAACTCAGGCACCTTTTCCGCAGAAAGTGTTTGTCAGCCACGAGGCCAACGCGATGGTCTTCTACGAGCACTCGTTGCTGAGTCTGATCTGGCCGGTACACAAAAACCTGCTCATTGGGTTGGGGCTGGTCAACTGCGTAAACCTGTCGGAGTTCAAGGCCGTGCTGGCGCACGAATTCGGGCACTTTGCTCAGACCGGCATCCGCATTGGCAATTATGTACACGTAGCCAACCGGATCATCCACAGCATGGTATACGAGCGCGACCGGTGGGACAATACGCTTGCGCAGTGGCGGAAGTCAGAAACGGTGCTGGCCATTCCGGCCTGGATCATCTATCCGGTGACGGGCACCATCCGGCTGATGCTGCGCATCGGCTACCAGTTGCTCAATTTGCTGTACGCGTCCCTGTCGCGAGAAATGGAATTTCATGCCGACCGCGTCGCCGTCAGCGTAACGGGCAGTCAGGCCGTAGTGCAGGCGCTGGCCCGGCTGGACGAAGCCAGCAAGTCGCTCGACTTTACGTGGCACCATCTGGCGCATGCCACAGACCATCAGCTCTTTACCAATAATCTTTTCTACCACCAGCGGCGTGCGCTCAAGCACCTGCGGGCGCAGGAAGGGACCGAAGGGTTTTGGGAGACCGAGTGGCTGCATTCGCCGCGTAGCACCAAACGGGAAATCTGGTACGACAGCCATCCTCCCGACCACATCCGGGCTCAACATGCCCAGCGTTATTTTGTCGATGCTGAAGAGGACACCCGCTCGGCGTGGCTGCTGTTCAGCAATCCTGCGCAGTTGCAGCATCGGGTCAGTGAGCACCTCTACCGGGAAGTGTACGGTAAAAACGACATCGTCTTTACCGATCCGACTATGGTACAAGCCTTTATTGACCGCGAAGTGGCAGAAAGTACGTTCGACGAAAGTTATTTCGGAACGTACGATCAACGGATGTTGCACGAGTTTGACCTGGAAGAAGCAAGCGCCGTTCTGCCTTTCCATGCGCTCGACAAATCGCCTTATAACGAAGCGCTGCGCGTACGGATGGATGCTTTTCGCCAGAAACACCGCGATCTGAAACAAATTCTGCGCGTGCTCCAAGGGAAAGAACATCCGCGGGTGGTGGAAGTCAATCACCGTGAGTACCCGGTCGAACGTGCGGGCGATCTTTACAAAACGCTGACCGATCAGCTAGAGGAAGACAACCATTGGTTGGCGGATTTTGACCGTCGTGTGTTCCAGTTGCACCTCTTGCGCATTCCTGAACAACGCGCCGATCTGCGTGAAGAGCTGAAGGAGCGCTATACGTTCCATTTCTGCATCCAGCGCCTTTACGACGCCACCATTGAGATTCAGCAGCGTTTTGCTCAACTTCTTAACCACTTTGCCAAGCATGCCGGTACGCTGGAAGCCGAGAACAGTCACTTTACATTTGAACTCTCGGTCTGTCAGGAAAAATTTGCCGAACTGCTGAAGCTAACCGAGCACTACCGCTTGCCAGCGCTGGAAAATGTGGAGGCGGGCGCTCCGCTCCGGTCGTACCTATTGACCGAAGCCGTGTTTCCGTTTGTATCGGGCGGCGACACATCCGAACGAATCAGCACCTTGGTGCGGCAGATGGAAGAGGTCATCAAAAAGCTGGAGCGCATGCACTACAAAAGCCTGGGCAAAATTTTGATGCTCCAGGAAACCATCCGGCAGCTACGGCCGACCCACATCCTATCTTAA
- a CDS encoding M15 family metallopeptidase, with protein sequence MKSIFYGLCVAALLTGLAGCRSGEETPPAETPPSLDTTTAMTPDRSVDIVAEADTVPLSEYERLMQQLGLVQVQSLDSSIRVDLKYSTTDNFVGVDVYGDLDDAYLQEEPARRLVEAQRLLHERHPDYHLLIYDAARPRQVQWILWDTLQKPEADKPKYVADPRKGSIHNFGAAVDLTIVGADGKPLDMGTGYDHFGILAFPYHEDSLLKSGQLTETQIANRHLLREVMQAAGFSPITSEWWHFDAFSRAEARRRYPIIE encoded by the coding sequence TTGAAGTCTATTTTCTATGGTCTGTGTGTGGCTGCGCTGTTGACCGGACTGGCGGGCTGCCGCTCCGGGGAGGAAACGCCGCCCGCCGAAACGCCGCCTTCTCTCGATACTACTACTGCCATGACGCCGGATCGCTCCGTCGACATCGTCGCTGAAGCGGATACCGTGCCGCTGTCGGAATACGAACGACTGATGCAGCAACTGGGGCTGGTACAAGTCCAGTCGCTCGATTCGTCCATCCGGGTCGACTTGAAGTATTCCACGACCGACAACTTTGTGGGCGTAGACGTGTACGGCGATCTGGATGATGCTTATTTGCAGGAGGAGCCCGCCCGCCGCCTGGTGGAAGCGCAGCGCCTGTTGCACGAGCGCCATCCGGACTACCACCTGTTGATTTACGACGCGGCCCGCCCGCGACAGGTCCAGTGGATTTTGTGGGATACGTTGCAAAAGCCGGAAGCCGACAAACCGAAGTATGTCGCTGACCCACGCAAGGGCTCCATTCACAACTTCGGGGCGGCGGTAGACCTGACCATCGTCGGTGCCGACGGAAAGCCGCTCGACATGGGAACGGGCTACGACCATTTCGGCATTCTGGCGTTTCCGTACCACGAAGACTCCCTCCTGAAATCCGGCCAACTCACGGAAACGCAGATCGCCAACCGGCACCTGTTGCGAGAGGTAATGCAAGCCGCGGGCTTTTCGCCCATCACCTCCGAATGGTGGCATTTCGATGCCTTCTCGCGGGCCGAAGCCCGCCGTCGCTACCCCATCATCGAGTAG
- a CDS encoding SDR family NAD(P)-dependent oxidoreductase — protein sequence MNTPSTVLITGATAGFGHEFAKLFAKEGYNLILVARSDDELKQVASSLEQLYQPGQVVCIAKDLAEAGSAQALYDDIRQHNLTVDVLINNAGFGEHGLFTETDLEKELKIIQLNIATLTHLTKLYLREMVARDAGKILQLASVASFMPFPKMAVYAATKAYVLSFTESLQNELKDTHVTLTALCPGASDTEFFERAGAEDTVIVQDTPLYDAEEVAQAGFDALMKGEKRVIPGGMNKVQAWMSNLLPDSLLAAVSNKMMEEKK from the coding sequence ATGAACACGCCCTCAACCGTACTCATTACCGGCGCCACGGCCGGCTTCGGACACGAATTCGCCAAACTTTTTGCCAAGGAAGGCTACAACCTGATTCTGGTCGCCCGTTCCGACGATGAGCTGAAGCAGGTAGCCTCTTCGCTCGAACAACTCTACCAGCCGGGACAGGTAGTTTGCATCGCCAAAGACCTGGCCGAAGCGGGCTCAGCGCAGGCGCTCTACGACGACATCCGGCAGCATAACCTGACGGTCGATGTGCTGATCAACAACGCGGGCTTCGGCGAGCACGGCCTGTTTACCGAAACCGATCTGGAAAAAGAGCTCAAGATCATCCAGCTCAACATCGCCACCCTTACGCACCTCACCAAGCTTTACCTGCGCGAGATGGTAGCCCGCGACGCCGGAAAAATTCTGCAACTGGCGTCGGTGGCCTCGTTCATGCCCTTCCCGAAAATGGCCGTTTATGCGGCTACCAAGGCGTATGTACTGTCGTTCACGGAGTCGCTTCAAAACGAATTGAAGGATACACACGTAACACTAACAGCCCTCTGTCCCGGCGCCAGCGACACGGAATTCTTCGAACGGGCGGGCGCTGAAGATACCGTCATTGTCCAGGACACGCCCCTTTACGATGCCGAAGAAGTGGCCCAGGCCGGTTTCGACGCGCTGATGAAGGGCGAGAAACGGGTCATCCCGGGCGGCATGAACAAAGTACAGGCCTGGATGAGCAACCTGCTCCCCGACAGCCTGCTGGCCGCCGTATCAAACAAAATGATGGAAGAAAAAAAATAG
- a CDS encoding GNAT family N-acetyltransferase has product MNVTIQHDPDRQQFYVDFGTHTEEAHLIYDQPQQDIMDFVSTFVPEPYRDKGVARQLVKAGLDYAKEKNRTVIATCPVVEEYLNKHQEEYDEIRSA; this is encoded by the coding sequence ATGAATGTCACCATTCAACACGACCCCGACCGTCAGCAGTTTTACGTGGATTTCGGCACGCATACCGAAGAGGCCCATCTGATTTACGATCAGCCCCAACAGGACATCATGGACTTTGTTTCTACGTTCGTACCGGAGCCATACCGGGACAAGGGCGTTGCACGGCAACTGGTCAAAGCCGGCCTAGATTACGCCAAAGAAAAGAACCGAACCGTGATTGCCACGTGTCCTGTGGTAGAAGAGTATTTGAATAAACATCAGGAAGAATACGACGAAATCAGAAGCGCTTAA
- the uvsE gene encoding UV DNA damage repair endonuclease UvsE, which produces MQLGYACINQELSDQKITVNRGMIRRTFDEKGPAYASELILLNLTDLLAVMRWNFLKGIHVYRLSSDMIPWMSEYTWDELPDRDAIDNVLQTIGLLARAYQIRLSFHPGPFNVLASENEKVVEKTILDLNQHAQLMDKMGLSTTPYNKINIHVGSTLGGDKAGALRNFCRNFARLDESTRQRLTIENDDKGNMYTVGDLYEGIYQKIGIPIVFDFHHHFCHSDGVPTQEALHRALSTWPAGITPMCHYSEPRSFEAKAQVRAHADYIVREIPTYGYHFDVVVEAKEKERAVLHYLKLQQRGKLEPPYADQPFLPEAVPAPDLTERS; this is translated from the coding sequence GTGCAACTCGGCTACGCCTGCATCAACCAAGAACTTTCCGACCAGAAAATCACCGTCAACCGGGGCATGATTCGCCGCACGTTCGACGAAAAAGGCCCGGCCTATGCGTCTGAACTGATTTTGCTGAACCTGACCGACCTGCTGGCCGTGATGCGGTGGAACTTCCTGAAGGGCATCCATGTCTACCGCCTGTCGAGCGACATGATTCCCTGGATGAGCGAATATACCTGGGACGAACTTCCCGACCGCGACGCGATCGATAACGTGCTCCAGACCATTGGCCTTCTGGCGCGTGCCTACCAAATCCGCTTGTCGTTCCACCCGGGTCCGTTCAACGTGCTGGCGTCGGAAAACGAGAAGGTAGTCGAGAAAACAATTCTGGACCTGAATCAGCACGCCCAACTGATGGACAAGATGGGCCTCAGCACCACGCCTTACAACAAGATCAACATCCATGTGGGCTCCACACTCGGTGGCGACAAGGCAGGCGCTCTGCGCAACTTTTGCCGGAACTTTGCGCGGCTGGATGAATCGACACGGCAACGGCTGACGATAGAAAACGACGACAAGGGCAACATGTATACGGTGGGCGACCTTTACGAGGGCATTTACCAGAAAATTGGGATTCCGATCGTCTTCGATTTCCACCACCATTTCTGCCACTCCGACGGAGTGCCGACGCAGGAAGCGCTACACCGCGCACTCAGCACCTGGCCTGCGGGCATTACGCCCATGTGCCACTATTCGGAGCCGCGTTCGTTCGAAGCCAAAGCACAGGTACGAGCGCACGCCGATTACATCGTACGCGAAATTCCGACTTACGGCTATCACTTCGACGTGGTGGTGGAAGCGAAGGAAAAAGAGCGGGCGGTACTGCATTACCTGAAGCTGCAACAGCGCGGAAAACTGGAACCGCCTTACGCGGACCAGCCTTTCCTGCCCGAAGCGGTCCCTGCGCCCGACCTAACCGAGCGGTCGTAA
- a CDS encoding LD-carboxypeptidase — translation MLSSQMSPSRRRFLHSATLAGLASPFLRFTSPPPKLLKPPRLRPGQTVGLVCPATAAFLQEEVEIAKESIEALGLKVREGKSLRSRYGYLAGTDEERAADLHAMFADPEVHAVFVMHGGWGCSRLLPLLDYDLIRRHPKILMGYSDVTALLLGIQARTGLVTFHGPVGASTWNAFSVDYLRRLLFDGEAVIYQNPTDKGDNLTQVENRIRTLRPGKVRGRLLGGNLTVLTAIVGSPYLPDWKDAILFVEDVGEKIYRIDRMLTQLALADILPRLKGFVFGHCSDCPPGEGYASFTLEEVLDDHIVPLQIPAFSGSMIGHIKDKFTVPLGVEAEIDAATGSIRLLEGAVS, via the coding sequence ATGCTGAGTTCCCAAATGTCTCCGTCCCGTCGCCGTTTCCTGCACAGCGCCACCCTCGCCGGCCTAGCCAGTCCTTTTCTCCGGTTTACGTCGCCCCCACCGAAATTGCTCAAACCGCCCCGGCTTCGCCCCGGACAAACGGTGGGGCTGGTGTGCCCGGCCACGGCCGCGTTCCTGCAAGAGGAAGTGGAGATTGCCAAAGAATCGATTGAGGCGCTGGGACTAAAGGTGCGGGAAGGCAAATCGTTGCGCAGCCGCTACGGGTACCTGGCCGGCACTGATGAGGAGCGCGCGGCCGACCTCCACGCCATGTTTGCCGATCCGGAAGTACACGCCGTTTTTGTCATGCACGGGGGGTGGGGTTGCAGCCGTCTGTTGCCCCTGCTGGACTACGACCTGATCCGACGCCACCCCAAAATTCTGATGGGCTACAGCGACGTAACGGCCCTGCTGCTGGGCATCCAGGCCCGAACAGGGCTGGTGACGTTTCACGGACCGGTGGGCGCTTCCACCTGGAATGCCTTTTCGGTCGACTACCTGCGGCGGCTTTTGTTCGACGGTGAGGCCGTGATTTACCAGAACCCGACCGACAAAGGCGATAACCTCACGCAAGTCGAGAATCGCATTCGCACGTTGCGTCCGGGCAAAGTGCGCGGCCGGCTGCTGGGTGGTAACCTGACCGTGCTGACCGCCATTGTGGGGTCGCCCTACCTGCCCGACTGGAAAGACGCGATTCTGTTCGTGGAAGATGTTGGAGAAAAGATTTACCGCATCGACCGTATGCTGACGCAACTGGCGCTGGCTGACATCCTGCCCCGACTGAAAGGGTTTGTGTTCGGCCACTGTTCCGATTGCCCTCCCGGCGAAGGGTACGCGTCGTTCACCCTCGAAGAAGTGTTGGACGACCACATCGTCCCGTTGCAGATTCCGGCATTCAGCGGCAGCATGATTGGGCACATCAAAGACAAGTTTACGGTGCCGCTGGGCGTAGAAGCCGAAATCGATGCGGCAACCGGCAGCATTCGCCTGTTGGAAGGCGCAGTGTCGTAA